In Pollutimonas sp. M17, a single genomic region encodes these proteins:
- a CDS encoding pyridoxal phosphate-dependent aminotransferase, with product MPRLAKRTEQVMPFYAVELFKQASALNAQGRDIISLGIGEPDFTAPAQVIETLNRAAQAGLSGYTPPAGIGTLRDAIAHYYAQQFGAAVDPERVIVTSGASGALLLAGMALINPGDEILMPDPSYPANQNFITGSGGIPRLIPCSAEQRFQLGAEDIRKHWGPATRGVLIASPSNPTGTTIAREDLKALIEEVRQRDGFIIMDEIYLGLYYGDAPQSALTLDDNIVVINSFSKYFHMTGWRLGWLIVPEHMIAAVEKLAASLAICAPALAQHAALTCFEPEVMRIYENRRLSFKERRDYLLPEFERLGLHVPVAPDGAFYIYADIRAHSQDSSDFSHRLLHEAGVAAVPGLDFGPAHAAHSMRFSYATGLDRLKEAISRIERFLA from the coding sequence ATGCCCCGACTTGCCAAGCGTACCGAACAAGTGATGCCATTCTACGCTGTGGAGCTGTTCAAGCAGGCCAGCGCCCTGAATGCGCAGGGTCGCGACATCATCAGCCTGGGAATAGGAGAACCCGATTTTACGGCTCCCGCCCAAGTCATCGAAACCCTGAATCGCGCCGCCCAGGCGGGGCTGAGCGGCTACACGCCGCCGGCCGGCATCGGCACGCTGCGCGACGCGATTGCCCATTACTATGCGCAGCAGTTCGGCGCGGCCGTCGACCCCGAAAGGGTGATCGTCACCTCGGGCGCCTCGGGGGCGCTGCTGCTGGCCGGCATGGCCCTGATCAACCCCGGCGATGAAATCCTCATGCCGGATCCCTCTTATCCCGCCAACCAGAACTTCATTACCGGATCGGGCGGCATACCCCGATTGATCCCCTGCTCGGCCGAACAGCGCTTCCAGCTTGGAGCCGAGGACATACGCAAGCATTGGGGCCCGGCCACCCGCGGCGTGCTGATCGCCTCGCCCAGCAACCCCACCGGCACGACCATCGCCCGGGAAGACCTGAAGGCGCTGATCGAGGAAGTCCGGCAGCGCGACGGCTTCATCATCATGGATGAAATCTACCTGGGCCTCTACTATGGCGACGCGCCCCAAAGCGCGCTGACGCTGGACGACAACATCGTCGTCATCAACAGCTTCTCCAAGTATTTCCACATGACGGGCTGGCGCCTGGGCTGGCTGATCGTCCCTGAACACATGATTGCGGCGGTCGAGAAACTGGCGGCCAGCCTGGCGATCTGCGCGCCCGCCCTGGCCCAGCACGCGGCATTGACCTGCTTCGAACCCGAAGTCATGCGCATCTATGAAAACCGGCGCCTGTCGTTCAAGGAAAGGCGCGACTACCTTTTGCCCGAATTCGAGCGCCTGGGCCTGCACGTTCCGGTCGCACCCGACGGCGCGTTCTATATCTATGCCGACATCCGCGCGCACAGCCAGGACAGCAGCGATTTTTCGCACAGGCTGCTGCATGAAGCGGGGGTGGCGGCCGTGCCGGGCCTGGATTTCGGACCGGCGCATGCGGCGCACAGCATGCGTTTTTCCTATGCCACGGGGCTGGATCGCCTCAAAGAGGCCATAAGCCGCATCGAGCGCTTTCTGGCCTGA